One Algibacter sp. L3A6 genomic region harbors:
- a CDS encoding T9SS type A sorting domain-containing protein, with product MLKYYVIYFLIFTSTINYSQTINVLSLNQSPLEALDSTFFDHVPLKDYGDLISPSDNTTFTTNFEPSGSSWGETLDEQDVYLARLKHISDANNTWDLRIGKGGQIYSFIGPYGEGVPPSSKSHSQWNDEVWQPVSVSGELNNNDGEDDNVFIEGATNTGLKYFIHGAGTYLTDDAAESIDFLDKPFYSPLMASYYHPTEKAYYVTNWGAQAHVPSLFKSGVLYTTKYKDIGEGILEVTYVIENFGTDVIDHLNVPWGGVRSSSLRGKFVGRPGGDIEIIYGQTGTENPGDLEDIDATGGYVIYAQDTLSASSPALGIVFGDEILTDEFSDHNLTRIYYRSAQVGGDTNLRDYTLFTVITKIDVNPGDTFYYRMYYINGTRDEVQEKANKIKSEVAYGFISPAIEDAAMVTIKSEELDDALDQNIQLFTSPIKGTVPVFLMRDESGSEYISPDLYYNVSTQPFSNPYPEDNSKFATYEDRFTYRQYNGDVEYVRLLGYASGEDLSNDETQYILLDNIIIDDTKVVLTTEYQNKLWVPLYVEIPIVTISDVLEIDQVFDIGTAEGDITPILTKSDNVVHFEQKDTYAQFRSAAGSQDGTGSLIFAMQTSGATTLSTLSLVTNRQQNARMELSISIPGYTTETFVYDDTNDAGYVFETIVFSQSITFTDSPITVTINILDYDVNIPLNVAANFRFQDIIINNSSILSIKEFSNEDIAFRAYPNPVSNSFEIIGDDEEIKNIQVYSVNGSLVKTLNPSMKYDISDLSSGLYFVKINTELGTKIIKVIKNDKYGKAYL from the coding sequence ATGCTAAAATATTACGTAATATATTTTTTAATTTTCACAAGCACTATTAATTATTCCCAAACTATTAATGTATTATCTCTAAATCAAAGCCCTTTAGAGGCTTTGGATAGTACTTTCTTCGATCATGTCCCTTTAAAGGATTACGGTGACTTAATCAGTCCAAGTGATAACACAACTTTTACTACTAATTTTGAACCGTCTGGCAGTAGTTGGGGAGAGACTTTGGATGAACAAGATGTTTATTTAGCACGTTTGAAACATATATCTGATGCAAATAATACTTGGGATTTACGTATAGGCAAAGGAGGACAGATTTATTCTTTTATAGGTCCTTATGGAGAAGGGGTTCCACCAAGTAGTAAGAGTCATTCTCAATGGAATGATGAGGTTTGGCAACCGGTAAGTGTTTCTGGGGAATTAAATAATAATGATGGAGAGGATGACAATGTTTTTATTGAGGGAGCTACCAATACGGGACTCAAATATTTTATACATGGTGCAGGTACCTACTTAACAGATGATGCTGCAGAGAGTATAGATTTTTTAGACAAACCTTTTTATAGTCCATTAATGGCATCTTATTACCATCCAACAGAAAAAGCTTACTATGTAACCAATTGGGGAGCACAAGCACATGTTCCTTCATTATTTAAATCGGGGGTTTTATATACAACTAAGTACAAAGATATAGGGGAAGGAATTCTAGAAGTTACCTATGTAATTGAAAATTTTGGAACAGATGTTATAGATCACTTAAACGTTCCCTGGGGAGGAGTTAGAAGTTCTTCTTTAAGAGGTAAGTTTGTTGGTCGACCAGGTGGAGATATTGAAATCATTTACGGACAAACAGGAACAGAGAATCCGGGAGATTTAGAAGATATTGATGCTACGGGTGGTTATGTTATTTATGCTCAAGATACGCTTTCAGCATCAAGTCCGGCATTAGGAATTGTTTTTGGAGATGAAATTTTAACCGATGAATTTAGTGATCATAACCTTACTAGAATTTACTACAGAAGTGCGCAAGTAGGAGGAGACACAAACCTTAGAGATTATACATTATTTACAGTGATTACAAAAATAGATGTAAACCCAGGAGATACCTTTTATTACAGAATGTATTATATCAATGGTACAAGAGATGAGGTACAAGAAAAAGCAAACAAAATAAAATCTGAGGTAGCGTATGGCTTTATATCTCCTGCAATAGAAGATGCTGCTATGGTAACTATAAAATCTGAAGAGTTAGATGATGCTTTAGATCAAAATATTCAATTATTTACCAGTCCGATTAAAGGAACGGTTCCTGTTTTTTTAATGAGAGATGAAAGTGGTTCAGAATATATTTCTCCAGATCTTTATTACAATGTGTCTACCCAGCCATTTAGTAATCCTTATCCAGAAGACAATTCTAAGTTTGCAACCTACGAAGATAGATTTACCTATAGACAATACAACGGAGATGTTGAGTATGTTAGGTTGTTAGGTTACGCATCAGGTGAAGACCTAAGTAATGATGAAACCCAATATATATTGTTAGACAATATCATTATAGATGATACAAAAGTTGTTTTAACAACTGAATACCAAAATAAACTGTGGGTCCCGCTTTATGTAGAAATTCCTATAGTTACGATCTCGGATGTACTAGAAATAGATCAAGTTTTTGATATAGGGACTGCTGAAGGGGATATTACCCCCATTTTAACTAAGTCTGATAATGTGGTTCATTTTGAACAAAAAGACACGTATGCTCAATTTAGGTCTGCTGCCGGGAGTCAAGATGGTACAGGTTCTCTAATTTTTGCTATGCAGACATCTGGTGCAACAACGCTTTCAACACTTTCATTAGTAACCAATAGACAACAAAATGCAAGAATGGAGTTGAGTATATCCATACCTGGATATACTACAGAAACATTTGTTTATGATGACACAAATGACGCTGGTTATGTGTTTGAAACTATAGTTTTTTCTCAATCAATAACTTTTACAGACAGTCCGATTACCGTTACTATAAATATTCTTGATTATGATGTTAACATACCTCTTAATGTAGCAGCTAACTTTAGATTTCAGGATATTATTATCAATAATTCTTCCATCTTGTCTATAAAAGAATTCTCTAATGAAGATATTGCATTTAGAGCCTATCCCAATCCTGTGAGTAATAGTTTTGAAATAATTGGTGATGATGAAGAAATTAAAAACATTCAAGTATATAGTGTAAACGGGAGTTTGGTTAAAACACTAAACCCATCTATGAAGTATGATATAAGTGATTTAAGTTCTGGCTTGTATTTTGTAAAGATTAACACAGAATTGGGGACAAAAATAATAAAAGTTATTAAAAACGATAAGTACGGTAAAGCATACTTATAA
- a CDS encoding glycosyl hydrolase family 95 catalytic domain-containing protein yields MKVLFFYVFIFFSISSFSQGKQVDFKVDYESFLSKHDMLWDIVPDKWQTAPYTGNGNVGFLFYQAKEENKNVISIHVGRHDYYDHREAKTKADEMLWIKRSRLPLGHFDLKSKGEITGIEMRLNLWNAELTGVITTSKGTYKIKGFTHSTKDVIFFETDTKDEEIEITWQAEDPIPPVYEALKAGKGPKGGGWAKMRATILEMPPKPTLSAKNGYNFCYQPLFDNRGETTTGWKLTGNPSGKQQLITSVHHSYPEHNSLEIVTENLAIAENLIQQNKFVSSHQKWWHDYYPLSFLSINDAEKESFYWIQMYKLGSASRGNGPILDLMGPWYNRTFWPMVWGDLNVQLIYWTHLTANRMSIGESLPNNIDKYAKNLEGNVPARWKNSAAVAALMPQDLIAFNGGKVPDMLAWMLNDYWLHCKFAGDDIRMRDKLFPILKKTVNGYLNYIKENPVASKDGKIHIKNSWSPEYKPGHGMDINFTLALIRWSCQTLLDIDKQHQLNDPLAKDWQHLIDNLVEFQIDADGLRIGKDIPFDKPHRHYSHLLAFYPLMVITPEKEEDKKLLRTSLDHWLDVTFSGKKIKAMPVTGYTATGAASMYACLGDAEKAYYYLDFLIKHKNISSTTMYSEVKINPVIESPLSFTTSLHDMMLQSWGDKINVFPASPKKWKDVSFHNLRTQGAFLVSAKKEKGITEFVSVTSLKGNKCNVQVDIKNPKFYINGKRISVDKEINGTYIVDLKKNESVMITSKKLSKTNVTIAELPKSEKEKNLFGYGDKTKRLPGHQYYSSY; encoded by the coding sequence TTGAAAGTATTATTTTTTTATGTGTTTATTTTTTTTTCAATTTCTAGTTTTTCTCAAGGAAAACAAGTTGATTTTAAAGTTGACTACGAATCATTTTTGTCTAAGCATGACATGCTTTGGGATATAGTTCCTGACAAATGGCAAACAGCGCCATATACAGGTAATGGAAATGTTGGTTTCTTATTTTATCAAGCAAAGGAAGAAAACAAAAATGTCATTTCAATTCATGTAGGAAGACATGATTACTATGATCACAGAGAGGCAAAAACAAAAGCTGATGAGATGCTTTGGATCAAACGAAGTAGGTTGCCACTCGGTCATTTCGATTTGAAATCTAAAGGGGAAATAACAGGGATTGAGATGCGCTTGAATTTATGGAATGCAGAATTAACTGGTGTTATTACTACGTCTAAAGGAACCTATAAAATAAAAGGATTTACACACAGTACAAAAGATGTTATCTTTTTTGAAACAGATACAAAAGACGAAGAAATTGAAATTACGTGGCAAGCTGAAGATCCTATTCCTCCAGTATATGAAGCCTTAAAAGCAGGAAAAGGACCTAAAGGAGGTGGTTGGGCAAAAATGAGAGCAACAATTTTAGAGATGCCTCCAAAGCCAACCTTAAGCGCTAAGAATGGTTATAATTTTTGTTACCAACCACTATTTGATAATAGAGGTGAAACCACTACAGGTTGGAAGTTAACAGGAAATCCATCAGGTAAACAACAACTTATCACAAGTGTTCACCATAGTTACCCAGAACACAACTCCTTAGAGATTGTAACTGAAAATTTAGCAATAGCAGAAAATCTTATTCAACAAAACAAGTTTGTGTCATCACATCAAAAATGGTGGCATGACTATTACCCTCTTAGTTTTTTATCCATCAATGATGCTGAAAAAGAATCTTTCTATTGGATTCAAATGTACAAGCTAGGTTCTGCTTCTAGAGGGAATGGACCGATTCTAGATTTAATGGGACCTTGGTACAATAGAACTTTTTGGCCAATGGTTTGGGGAGATTTAAACGTACAATTAATTTATTGGACACATTTAACAGCAAACAGAATGTCTATTGGTGAGTCTTTACCTAATAACATTGATAAGTATGCAAAAAATCTAGAAGGAAATGTTCCTGCTAGATGGAAAAATAGTGCCGCCGTTGCAGCGTTAATGCCTCAAGATTTAATAGCCTTTAACGGAGGGAAAGTACCTGATATGTTAGCATGGATGTTAAATGATTATTGGCTGCATTGCAAGTTTGCTGGAGATGATATTCGTATGAGAGATAAATTATTTCCTATCTTAAAAAAGACGGTTAATGGTTATTTAAATTATATTAAGGAAAACCCTGTTGCTTCCAAAGATGGTAAAATCCACATAAAAAATAGCTGGTCTCCAGAATACAAACCAGGACATGGTATGGATATTAATTTTACCCTAGCATTAATACGTTGGAGTTGCCAAACATTATTAGATATTGATAAACAACATCAATTAAATGATCCATTAGCTAAAGACTGGCAACATTTGATAGATAATTTAGTAGAGTTTCAGATAGATGCAGACGGCCTTAGAATAGGAAAAGATATTCCTTTTGATAAACCACATCGCCATTACTCTCATTTATTGGCTTTTTATCCTTTAATGGTGATTACTCCCGAAAAAGAAGAAGATAAAAAATTATTACGTACTTCTTTAGATCATTGGTTGGATGTTACCTTTAGTGGCAAAAAAATTAAAGCAATGCCTGTAACGGGCTATACAGCTACGGGAGCAGCTTCTATGTATGCTTGTTTGGGAGATGCTGAAAAAGCCTATTACTACTTAGACTTTTTAATCAAACACAAAAACATTTCTTCTACAACTATGTATTCTGAAGTTAAAATCAATCCCGTTATTGAAAGCCCATTATCGTTTACAACTAGTTTGCATGATATGATGCTACAAAGCTGGGGAGATAAAATAAATGTATTTCCTGCAAGTCCAAAAAAATGGAAAGATGTTTCTTTCCATAACTTAAGAACACAAGGAGCCTTTTTGGTAAGCGCTAAAAAAGAAAAAGGGATTACTGAATTTGTTTCTGTCACAAGTTTGAAAGGAAACAAATGTAACGTACAGGTAGATATTAAAAACCCTAAATTCTATATCAACGGAAAGCGCATTTCTGTAGATAAAGAAATCAATGGTACTTACATTGTAGATTTAAAGAAAAACGAATCTGTAATGATCACTTCCAAGAAATTGAGTAAAACGAACGTAACTATTGCAGAACTACCAAAATCTGAAAAGGAGAAAAATCTATTTGGATATGGTGACAAAACAAAACGTTTACCAGGTCATCAATATTACAGTTCTTATTAG
- a CDS encoding sulfatase-like hydrolase/transferase encodes MKIILYSICVFVSFLACSVRAQEKKPNIIFVFSDDQRFSSLSMTGDPVVQTPNIDALAKEGVFFNNAYITSPICGPSRANIFTGQWERKNKIGFNYVSKNLISDKTYKKSWLVQLKKAGYSTAFIGKHHTKISDRRNTSLIENTDFCYYGEGHLGFYPAKKHKQFGNLKHKTQIEGMLEATKAYLTQNDTYDYFYQNADASIKNQLHKRDPNKPFSAWINLNLPHASSIGGMGSRETDPEYYKTGYNDVKDKITLPDDYPQEISLPKEVYATSDLMRYYVTSKRARLLNEKLKMTRAVHAIDVMVGNLRTYLKEIGEDENTIIVFCSDNGLFLGEHGLGGKTILYDESVHVPLIVYSPLFNKKTKGKVIDELVVGQDIPATILEMCGVAIPKSYQGKSMLPLIEKKNTQWRDEIFLENLFTDQGYPRQEAVRSKQYKYIRSFSKINDRKKYVPNQSMETNEEPIYEELFDILKDPKEQNNLATNPAYKKQLDYYRNKCKTLVKELY; translated from the coding sequence ATGAAAATAATTCTATACAGCATATGTGTATTCGTTTCTTTTTTAGCTTGTTCTGTTAGAGCACAAGAAAAGAAACCAAATATTATTTTCGTGTTTTCTGACGATCAAAGGTTCAGTTCTTTAAGTATGACGGGAGACCCTGTTGTTCAAACTCCAAATATTGATGCGTTGGCTAAAGAAGGTGTGTTTTTCAACAACGCATATATTACGAGTCCTATTTGTGGGCCAAGTAGAGCCAATATATTTACAGGGCAATGGGAACGAAAAAACAAAATTGGATTTAACTATGTTTCTAAGAATCTAATATCTGATAAAACTTATAAAAAGAGTTGGTTGGTACAGTTAAAAAAAGCAGGATATTCAACCGCTTTTATAGGGAAACATCACACAAAAATTTCAGATAGAAGGAATACCTCTTTAATAGAAAATACTGATTTCTGCTATTATGGTGAAGGACATTTAGGATTTTACCCAGCAAAAAAACACAAACAGTTTGGAAATCTTAAACACAAAACTCAAATAGAAGGAATGTTAGAGGCTACCAAAGCTTATTTGACACAGAATGATACGTATGATTATTTTTATCAGAATGCAGATGCTTCCATTAAAAATCAATTACATAAAAGAGATCCTAACAAACCTTTTTCTGCTTGGATTAATTTAAATCTTCCACATGCCTCTAGCATTGGTGGAATGGGGTCACGTGAAACAGATCCAGAATATTATAAAACAGGATACAATGATGTTAAAGATAAGATAACGTTACCAGATGACTATCCTCAAGAAATTAGTCTTCCTAAGGAAGTATATGCTACAAGTGATTTGATGAGATATTATGTCACTTCTAAAAGAGCTAGATTATTAAATGAAAAATTAAAAATGACTCGTGCTGTTCATGCCATTGATGTAATGGTAGGGAATTTACGTACCTATTTAAAAGAAATAGGTGAAGATGAAAATACCATTATTGTATTTTGTTCTGATAACGGTTTGTTTTTAGGAGAACATGGTTTAGGAGGAAAGACGATATTATATGATGAATCTGTACATGTACCTTTGATTGTGTATTCACCATTATTCAATAAAAAAACAAAAGGGAAAGTAATAGATGAATTGGTCGTTGGCCAAGATATTCCTGCCACTATTTTAGAAATGTGTGGTGTAGCGATTCCTAAATCTTACCAAGGAAAAAGTATGCTTCCATTAATTGAAAAGAAAAACACACAATGGAGAGATGAAATATTCCTAGAAAATTTATTTACAGATCAAGGATACCCTAGACAAGAAGCTGTTAGAAGTAAACAATACAAATACATCCGATCTTTCAGTAAAATAAATGATCGAAAAAAGTATGTTCCAAATCAATCTATGGAAACCAATGAAGAGCCTATTTACGAGGAGTTGTTCGATATATTAAAAGATCCTAAAGAACAGAATAATTTGGCTACAAACCCTGCTTACAAAAAGCAACTTGATTATTACAGAAACAAATGTAAAACTCTTGTGAAAGAGCTTTATTAA
- a CDS encoding T9SS type A sorting domain-containing protein, with protein sequence MSPNPINDSFSIVKNSIEKIKSIQVFNLRGVLVKSYKGVQDQYNISELRSGLYLATIKTENNIKVVILIKE encoded by the coding sequence ATTAGCCCAAATCCAATAAACGATAGTTTTTCCATTGTAAAAAATTCTATCGAAAAAATTAAAAGCATACAAGTTTTTAATCTGAGAGGAGTACTGGTTAAATCATACAAAGGTGTACAGGATCAATATAATATAAGCGAGTTACGTTCAGGTTTGTACTTAGCTACAATAAAAACAGAAAACAACATTAAAGTAGTGATATTAATAAAAGAATAA